Genomic DNA from Acidimicrobiales bacterium:
CACGTTCGACCCGGAGTCGTCGGTCGTCAGCATCGCCAACGTGGGTGACAGCCGCGGCTACCTGTTCCGCAACGGTGAGTACGAACAGGTCACGCTCGACCACTCCCTGGTCGAGGAACTCCTGCGCCAAGGCCGGCTCACCGAGGACGAGGCCCGCAACCATCCACAGCGGAACATGGTCACCCGCGCCCTCGGGATCGGTCCCGACATCGACGTCGATGTGTTCAGCATCGTGGCTGAGCCGGGCGATCGTATTGTGTTGTGCAGCGATGGCCTGAGCAATGAGGTCGACGACATCGCCGTCGGCGACATCCTCACCGCTCATCCCGACCCGCACGAGGCGGCGCAGGTCCTCGTCGACACGGCGGTTGCCAACGGCGGGCGCGACAACGTGACCGTGGTGATCCTGCAACTCGACGACGACGACGCCCCCGCCACCCTGGTCGACGATCACGCCGACGACACTGTTGATCCTTACGACGCCCCGGCCGAGATCGATGGCTTCACCGACACTCCCCGACACCACTTGTCGGCCGACCCTCTCGCCGATACCAAGCGGCCAGCGAAACGGGGCCGCTTGCCCTTTCGCGGGATCTTCTATGTGGGCTCCATTCTGAGCGTGGTCGCCGTGGCGGCAGTCGCAACCTACATCTACGACCGTTCGGCTTGGTATGTCGACACCGTTGACGGCGATGTCGCCATCCTGCGCGGCCGTCCCGGCGGCGGAGTGATCTTCGAGCCGGTCGTCGTCGAACAGACCGACATCCCGATCGAGAGTCTCGAGGCCTCGTCGCAGCAGCGCATCGAGGAGCAGTCGGTGTTCTCATCGATCGAGGCGGCCGAGCAACTCGTCGACGGTCTCGTGACGTCGACCTCCAGCCCTTCGACTTCGAGCACGGACGGCGAACCGGCGTCACCGACCACCACCGGCGGCTGACCGTGCGGCCCCGCACCGTCGAACTCGGTCTGCTGGTCCTCGCCAGCATCATCACTGTTGCTGCCTACGGGCTCACGAGCCTCGGCCGAGCCGCTTCCCTCCCGGCAGACATTGGTCCGTTCCTCGGGATCGTCGTCGCCCTGCTGCTGCTCGGGCATCTCCTCGTCCGCTTCTTCGCCCCGCAGGCCGATGGGCTGTTGCTGCCCGTTGCCGCGCTACTCAACGGCTTGGGCTACGTGATGATCGCCCGGCTGAATCCCGATCTCGCCGACAGCCAATCGGCCTGGACGTTCATCGGGCTGATGGCATTCGGACTCACCCTGATGATCCTCGACGATCCGCGGCGGCTCCAGCCCTATCGATACTCGCTCGCGCTGGCGGGCGTGATCCTGCTCCTGCTTCCCCTGATCCCTGGCATCGGCGTCGAGATCAACGGTGCCAGGATCTGGCTCCACATCGGGCCGTTCAGCATCCAGCCCGGCGAGTTCGCGAAGATCCTGCTTGCCGCCTTCCTCGCCGGCTACCTGGTCGACAACCGTGAACTCTTGATGGTGTCGAACCGACGACTCGGCCCGCTCCACCTGCCGGACTTCAAGCATTTCGGCCCGATGCTGCTGGCCTGGGGTGTGGCGCTGATGGTGATGGTGACCCAGCGAGACCTCGGCAGCTCGCTGCTGTTCTTCACCCTGTTCGTCGTCATGGTCTACCTCGCCACGAGCCGGGTGGCCTATGTGTTGACCGGGTTCTTCATGTTCGGGCTGGGCGCAACGGTCGCCTATCGGCTGTTCGACCACGTCCAGCGCCGGGTCGAGATCTGGATCGACCCCTTCGCCGATGCGAAGGATCGGGGGTTCCAGATCGTCGAAGCGGCGTTCGCCATGGCCGATGGCGGGTTGACCGGAACGGGTCTCGGTCGCGGCACACCGGGCAAGATCCCGTATGCCTCGACCGACATGATCTTCGCTGCGTTCGGCGAGGAGCTCGGACTCGTGGGGGCAACCGCGATCCTGATCCTCTTCTTGTTCCTCGTCACGGCCGGCTTCCGAGTCGCCACGCAGGCGATCAGCCCCTTCGAACAGCTGCTCGCCGGCGGTCTGACGGCGCTGCTCGGATTCCAGGCCTTCGTCATCATCGGAGGCGTGCTCCGGGTGCTGCCGCTCACCGGCGTCACGCTGCCGTTCGTGTCGTACGGCGGCTCGTCGCTCATCTCCAACTATGTGGTGCTCGCGATCCTCGTGCGCATCTCCCAGCGGACCAACGCCATGCCTCGAACGCAGGGGGTCGAGATCGAGATGGTGCCGGCGTGATCGAGCGTCCACTGCGACACGTGCTGGCCGTGCTGATGCTCTGCTTCGTTGCGCTCTTCGTGCAGTTGAACCGCATCCAGTACTTCGACGCCGACGCACTACGTCAGCACGGTGAGAACACCAGGACGATCCAGCGTGACTTCGCTCGCGAACGGGGACCGATTTCGACGTCGGACGGCGAGATTGTTGCCCTCTCAGTGCCCGTCGACGGTCCGCTCGAACGCCAGCGCCAGTACCCCCACGACGATCTCTACGCGCACACGGTGGGCTATCTGTCGTTCAATATCGGTGCCGAGGGCGTGGAGCGTGCCTACAGCGACGATCTGATCGGAAGGTCGAGCGCGTTCCAGCTGAGCAACATCTCCGACATGCTGAGCGGCCAACAGCCGATCGGCGAAGTCGTGCTCACGATGCGCCACGACCTGCAGCTGACGGCCAAGCAGCAATTGGGCGAGCGGAAGGGGAGTGTCGTTGCTCTCGATCCGCGAACCGGCGACATCCTTGCGATGTGGAGCTACCCCAGCTTCGACCCCAACGAGCTGTCCGGTCTCGTCGGCAC
This window encodes:
- a CDS encoding Stp1/IreP family PP2C-type Ser/Thr phosphatase — encoded protein: MRLTTASATHVGQVREINQDRSLVTKTLGAVADGMGGHVGGEKAAALAIAELSGVRGVISEQRLIDVAKAANHRVYEASQAPELRGMGTTLVVATFDPESSVVSIANVGDSRGYLFRNGEYEQVTLDHSLVEELLRQGRLTEDEARNHPQRNMVTRALGIGPDIDVDVFSIVAEPGDRIVLCSDGLSNEVDDIAVGDILTAHPDPHEAAQVLVDTAVANGGRDNVTVVILQLDDDDAPATLVDDHADDTVDPYDAPAEIDGFTDTPRHHLSADPLADTKRPAKRGRLPFRGIFYVGSILSVVAVAAVATYIYDRSAWYVDTVDGDVAILRGRPGGGVIFEPVVVEQTDIPIESLEASSQQRIEEQSVFSSIEAAEQLVDGLVTSTSSPSTSSTDGEPASPTTTGG
- a CDS encoding FtsW/RodA/SpoVE family cell cycle protein yields the protein MRPRTVELGLLVLASIITVAAYGLTSLGRAASLPADIGPFLGIVVALLLLGHLLVRFFAPQADGLLLPVAALLNGLGYVMIARLNPDLADSQSAWTFIGLMAFGLTLMILDDPRRLQPYRYSLALAGVILLLLPLIPGIGVEINGARIWLHIGPFSIQPGEFAKILLAAFLAGYLVDNRELLMVSNRRLGPLHLPDFKHFGPMLLAWGVALMVMVTQRDLGSSLLFFTLFVVMVYLATSRVAYVLTGFFMFGLGATVAYRLFDHVQRRVEIWIDPFADAKDRGFQIVEAAFAMADGGLTGTGLGRGTPGKIPYASTDMIFAAFGEELGLVGATAILILFLFLVTAGFRVATQAISPFEQLLAGGLTALLGFQAFVIIGGVLRVLPLTGVTLPFVSYGGSSLISNYVVLAILVRISQRTNAMPRTQGVEIEMVPA